The proteins below are encoded in one region of Roseovarius bejariae:
- a CDS encoding nitrate reductase subunit alpha: protein MSHLLDRLNFLQSKELEPFANGHGQVTRESRDWEDTYRNRWRHDKIVRSTHGVNCTGSCSWKIYVKSGIVTWETQQTDYPRTRADLPNHEPRGCARGASYSWYLYSANRVKNPLVRGKLMKIWRDMRKTLSPIDAWTKLQNDPILRATYVETRGKGGFVRATWDEATEITAAANAYTAKTYGPDRVFGFSPIPAMSMVSYAAGSRYLSLLGGTCMSFYDWYCDLPPASPMTWGEQTDVPESADWYNAGFLLIWGSNVPQTRTPDAHFYTEARYRGTKSAVICPDYSEASKFGDIWLAPQQGTDAALAMAMGHVILREFHLDRQAAYFEDYCRKYSDMPMLVKLEEKDGQLVPGRLLRADDFDDKLGEDNNPEWKTIALDGKSGSYVAPNGSIGYRWGEDGEWNLEERANGADTELKMSLILDEDHDDVVGVDFPYFGGVATENFVKCDHPDVLTRNIPVKTVKLAEGEARVATVFDLFCANYGLDRGLGGDWVATEYDADIPYTPKWAEKITGVPADKIATVAREFALNAEKTNGKSMVILGAGLNHWYHMDMNYRGIINMLVMCGCVGQSGGGWSHYVGQEKLRPQTGWLPLAFGLDWGRPPRHMNSTSAWYAHTDQWRYETLTADEILSPTAPEGDWDASMIDYNIRAERMGWLPSAPQLKQNPLEVAKAAKAAGQEPRDYIADKLKSGELEMSCEDPDAPENWPRNLFVWRSNLLGSSGKGHEYFLKHLLGTDNGVMGKDLGEEGGQKPKEAKWHDEAPQGKLDLLVTIDFRMSTTAVYSDIVLPTASWYEKNDLNTSDMHPFIHPLQAAVDPAYESKSDWEIFKAVAKKVQEIVPGYLGQETDVVALPILHDTPAEIAQDQVKDWKKGECDLIPGKTAPNYVPVERDYTAIYDRFTALGPLMENVGNGGKGISWDTKDEVKHLRDLNGVHAEGANEGLAKIETDIDATEVILMLAPETNGEVAVKAWEQLGKATGQKHEHLAEGQEHVKIRFRDIAAQPRKIISSPTWSGIESEEVCYNAGYTNVHELIPWRTLTGRQQLYQDHLWMRAFGEGFVGYRPPVDLKTITKSVQDDGDSLVLNFITPHQKWGIHSTYTDNLLMLTLNRGGPVVWISEVDAKKAGIEDNDWIEAYNVNGALTARAVVSQRMREGTVFMYHAQEKIVNTPGSEKTGKRGGIHNSVTRAVLKPTHMIGGYAQQSYGFNYYGTVGSNRDEFVVVRKMKKVDWLDREATAKEAAE, encoded by the coding sequence ATGAGCCACCTGCTCGACAGATTGAACTTTCTCCAGTCGAAGGAATTGGAGCCGTTCGCCAATGGTCACGGTCAGGTCACGCGTGAAAGCCGTGACTGGGAGGATACCTACAGAAACCGCTGGCGGCACGACAAGATCGTGCGTTCGACCCACGGGGTGAACTGCACCGGCTCCTGTAGCTGGAAGATCTACGTGAAATCCGGGATCGTCACCTGGGAAACCCAGCAGACGGATTACCCGCGCACCCGCGCCGACCTGCCCAACCACGAACCGCGTGGCTGTGCCCGTGGCGCCAGCTATAGCTGGTACCTTTACAGTGCCAACCGGGTGAAAAACCCGCTGGTGCGCGGCAAGCTGATGAAAATCTGGCGCGACATGCGCAAGACCCTCAGCCCGATCGACGCATGGACCAAGCTGCAAAACGATCCGATCCTGCGCGCGACCTATGTCGAAACGCGCGGCAAGGGCGGCTTCGTGCGGGCCACTTGGGACGAGGCGACCGAGATCACCGCCGCCGCCAATGCCTATACCGCGAAAACCTATGGCCCCGACCGCGTCTTCGGCTTTTCGCCCATTCCCGCGATGTCGATGGTCAGCTACGCCGCCGGCTCGCGCTACCTGTCGCTTCTGGGCGGCACCTGCATGTCGTTCTACGACTGGTATTGCGATCTGCCGCCCGCCTCGCCGATGACATGGGGCGAACAGACCGACGTGCCGGAATCGGCGGACTGGTACAACGCCGGTTTCCTGCTGATCTGGGGGTCGAACGTGCCACAGACCCGCACACCGGACGCGCATTTCTATACCGAGGCGCGCTATCGCGGGACCAAGTCGGCAGTGATTTGCCCGGACTATTCCGAGGCATCGAAGTTCGGTGACATCTGGCTGGCCCCGCAGCAGGGCACCGATGCCGCGCTGGCCATGGCCATGGGCCATGTCATCCTGCGTGAATTCCACCTCGACCGGCAGGCAGCCTATTTCGAAGACTACTGCCGCAAGTATTCCGATATGCCCATGCTGGTGAAGCTGGAGGAAAAAGACGGCCAGCTGGTGCCCGGTCGCCTTCTGCGCGCCGATGATTTCGACGACAAGCTGGGCGAGGATAACAACCCCGAATGGAAGACAATCGCGCTGGATGGCAAATCGGGTAGCTACGTCGCGCCCAACGGCTCCATCGGGTATCGCTGGGGCGAGGACGGCGAATGGAACCTCGAAGAACGCGCCAACGGCGCCGACACCGAGCTGAAGATGTCGCTGATCCTCGATGAGGATCATGACGATGTGGTCGGCGTCGATTTCCCCTATTTCGGCGGCGTTGCCACAGAAAACTTCGTCAAATGCGATCACCCCGATGTCCTGACCCGCAATATCCCGGTCAAGACCGTCAAACTGGCCGAGGGCGAGGCACGTGTCGCCACCGTCTTTGACCTGTTCTGCGCCAACTATGGTCTGGATCGTGGGCTGGGCGGCGATTGGGTGGCCACGGAGTATGACGCCGACATTCCCTATACCCCGAAATGGGCCGAGAAGATCACCGGCGTTCCTGCTGACAAGATCGCCACCGTGGCCCGTGAATTCGCGCTCAATGCCGAAAAGACCAACGGCAAGTCGATGGTCATCCTCGGGGCTGGTCTGAACCACTGGTATCACATGGACATGAACTATCGCGGCATCATCAACATGCTGGTGATGTGCGGTTGTGTCGGCCAGTCGGGCGGCGGCTGGAGCCACTACGTGGGGCAGGAAAAACTGCGCCCGCAGACCGGCTGGCTTCCGCTGGCCTTCGGTCTGGATTGGGGGCGCCCGCCCCGGCACATGAACTCCACCTCGGCGTGGTATGCCCACACTGACCAATGGCGTTACGAGACATTGACCGCCGACGAAATCCTGTCGCCCACGGCCCCCGAGGGCGACTGGGACGCCAGCATGATCGATTACAACATCCGGGCCGAGCGGATGGGCTGGCTTCCGTCGGCGCCGCAGCTCAAGCAGAACCCGCTTGAGGTGGCCAAGGCCGCCAAGGCGGCGGGGCAGGAGCCGCGCGACTATATCGCCGACAAGCTCAAGTCCGGCGAACTGGAAATGTCCTGCGAAGACCCCGACGCGCCCGAGAACTGGCCGCGGAACCTCTTCGTGTGGCGGTCCAACCTGTTGGGCAGTTCTGGCAAGGGGCACGAATATTTCCTCAAGCACCTGCTGGGCACTGACAACGGCGTCATGGGCAAGGATCTGGGCGAGGAAGGCGGCCAGAAGCCGAAAGAGGCCAAGTGGCACGATGAGGCCCCGCAAGGCAAGCTCGACCTGCTGGTCACCATCGACTTCCGCATGTCCACCACGGCGGTCTATTCCGACATCGTCCTGCCGACGGCAAGCTGGTACGAAAAGAACGACCTGAACACCTCGGACATGCACCCCTTCATCCACCCGCTTCAAGCGGCGGTGGACCCGGCCTACGAGTCGAAGTCGGATTGGGAAATCTTCAAGGCCGTCGCCAAGAAGGTGCAGGAGATCGTGCCGGGATACCTGGGGCAGGAAACCGACGTTGTCGCGCTGCCCATCCTGCACGACACGCCCGCCGAGATCGCACAGGACCAGGTGAAGGACTGGAAGAAAGGCGAATGTGACCTGATCCCGGGTAAGACCGCGCCCAACTATGTGCCGGTCGAGCGGGACTATACCGCGATCTACGATCGCTTCACGGCACTTGGCCCCCTGATGGAAAACGTCGGCAACGGCGGCAAGGGCATCTCATGGGACACCAAGGACGAGGTGAAGCACCTGCGCGACCTCAACGGTGTTCACGCCGAGGGTGCGAACGAGGGCCTCGCCAAGATCGAAACCGACATCGACGCGACCGAGGTGATCCTGATGCTGGCCCCCGAGACCAACGGCGAAGTGGCCGTCAAGGCATGGGAGCAACTGGGCAAGGCCACCGGCCAGAAACACGAGCATCTGGCCGAGGGGCAGGAGCACGTCAAGATCCGCTTCCGCGATATTGCCGCACAGCCGCGCAAGATTATCAGTTCGCCCACGTGGTCGGGCATCGAAAGCGAGGAGGTCTGCTATAACGCCGGTTACACCAACGTCCACGAGCTGATCCCGTGGCGCACCCTGACGGGCCGTCAGCAGCTTTATCAGGATCACCTTTGGATGCGGGCCTTCGGCGAAGGCTTCGTCGGCTACCGTCCGCCGGTTGACCTCAAGACCATCACCAAATCGGTGCAGGATGACGGCGACAGCCTTGTGCTCAACTTCATCACACCGCACCAGAAATGGGGCATCCACTCCACCTATACCGACAACCTGTTGATGCTCACGCTCAACCGGGGCGGCCCGGTGGTCTGGATTTCCGAGGTCGACGCGAAAAAGGCCGGGATCGAGGATAACGACTGGATCGAAGCCTACAACGTCAACGGGGCGCTCACCGCCCGCGCGGTCGTCAGCCAGCGGATGCGCGAAGGCACGGTCTTCATGTATCACGCGCAGGAAAAGATCGTGAACACGCCCGGATCGGAAAAAACCGGCAAGCGCGGCGGTATCCACAACTCGGTCACGCGCGCGGTGCTCAAGCCGACACATATGATCGGCGGATACGCGCAGCAGTCCTATGGTTTCAACTACTACGGAACCGTGGGGTCGAACCGCGATGAATTCGTCGTTGTCCGGAAAATGAAAAAGGTCGACTGGCTCGACCGTGAAGCGACCGCAAAGGAGGCCGCAGAATGA